One Candidatus Thiopontia autotrophica DNA window includes the following coding sequences:
- a CDS encoding NUDIX domain-containing protein, with translation MVVEKRYKILDKQIVYDGFFRMEKYRLQHTLFEGGWSEPMSRELFERGHAVAVLLYDPREDAVVMVEQFRIGALECEAGAWFLEVVAGMVEEGESDESVARRESDEEAGCQVGRLEFIARYWVSPGGTSETLALYCGEVDSTAAGGVHGLDHENEDILVHVVPYSELLEIWQRGEINSATPLLAVQWLVMNRERIREEWGDSF, from the coding sequence ATGGTAGTGGAAAAGAGATACAAGATTCTTGATAAGCAGATTGTCTATGACGGTTTTTTCCGCATGGAGAAGTATCGTCTGCAGCATACGCTGTTTGAGGGTGGGTGGTCTGAACCTATGTCACGAGAGCTTTTTGAGCGTGGTCATGCGGTCGCAGTTCTGCTTTATGATCCAAGAGAGGATGCGGTGGTGATGGTTGAGCAGTTCCGAATAGGTGCGCTGGAGTGTGAGGCAGGTGCATGGTTTCTGGAGGTGGTTGCCGGGATGGTGGAGGAGGGGGAGAGTGACGAGTCGGTAGCCAGACGAGAGAGTGATGAGGAGGCTGGTTGTCAGGTTGGCAGGCTTGAGTTTATTGCCCGCTACTGGGTTAGCCCTGGGGGAACCTCAGAGACCCTGGCTCTATATTGTGGCGAGGTGGACTCAACCGCTGCTGGTGGCGTACATGGGCTGGACCATGAAAATGAGGATATCCTGGTTCATGTTGTCCCCTATTCAGAGTTGCTGGAGATCTGGCAGAGAGGCGAAATAAACTCAGCCACACCTCTTTTGGCTGTGCAGTGGTTGGTGATGAATCGAGAGCGTATTCGTGAGGAGTGGGGCGATAGTTTTTGA
- a CDS encoding type II toxin-antitoxin system HicA family toxin codes for MPKKIRELIRELEKAGFQNRGGKGSHRNYLHPSGAILTISGKLGNDAKPYQEKQVTQKINEVSK; via the coding sequence ATGCCGAAGAAGATTAGAGAGCTAATCCGAGAGCTTGAAAAAGCAGGGTTCCAGAACCGGGGAGGCAAAGGCAGTCACCGTAACTACCTGCACCCCTCTGGAGCGATTCTGACCATATCAGGAAAACTTGGTAACGATGCAAAACCCTACCAAGAGAAGCAGGTAACACAAAAGATTAACGAGGTATCAAAGTGA
- a CDS encoding DUF1249 domain-containing protein: MHYEGTINRAISRARRGVATPAQAENIALLKKLVRHDLKSLMALYEENFDLFFRLVPDVRTRNFEKQFVAEGEFPLFLTVVEENKFTTTLLLTHRFVGLSGSEEEPSAKIRLYHDSQQAEVMSMSQGESLRSFLSLVRDGEENLDARWRLNLFLNHWLRHCIEQDYSF, encoded by the coding sequence ATGCATTATGAGGGGACAATCAACAGGGCGATTAGCCGGGCAAGAAGGGGGGTCGCAACTCCTGCCCAGGCAGAGAATATCGCACTTCTCAAAAAACTGGTTCGCCATGATCTGAAGAGTCTGATGGCTCTGTATGAAGAGAACTTTGATCTCTTCTTTCGCCTTGTCCCTGATGTCCGTACCCGCAACTTTGAAAAACAGTTTGTGGCTGAGGGTGAATTCCCGCTGTTCCTTACGGTGGTTGAAGAGAATAAATTCACCACAACACTGCTGTTGACTCACCGCTTTGTGGGGTTGTCCGGTAGTGAGGAGGAGCCATCTGCCAAGATACGTCTATACCACGACAGTCAGCAAGCAGAGGTTATGTCAATGAGTCAGGGAGAGTCTCTGCGCTCTTTCCTCTCTTTGGTGCGCGATGGTGAGGAGAATCTTGATGCCCGCTGGCGCCTCAATCTGTTCCTCAACCACTGGTTGAGACACTGCATCGAGCAGGATTACAGTTTCTAA
- a CDS encoding toxin-antitoxin system HicB family antitoxin: MKERDRYLKIVEWSEEDQCYVGSVPGWIGQACHGDNEEKVYHQLCQIVDEWIDIYKKDGNPLPEPTAGKTYSGKFVLRMEPELHKQLAIHAAQAGVSLNKYCSQQLESCSA, from the coding sequence GTGAAAGAGCGTGACCGTTATTTGAAGATTGTAGAGTGGTCCGAAGAGGATCAGTGTTATGTCGGTTCTGTACCCGGCTGGATCGGACAGGCTTGTCATGGAGACAATGAAGAGAAGGTATACCACCAACTCTGCCAGATTGTAGATGAGTGGATTGATATTTATAAAAAGGATGGTAATCCATTACCGGAACCTACAGCCGGAAAAACATACTCAGGCAAGTTTGTATTGAGGATGGAACCAGAGCTACACAAACAACTTGCCATTCACGCGGCTCAGGCCGGAGTGAGCCTGAACAAATATTGCTCTCAGCAATTGGAAAGCTGTAGCGCATAA